One genomic window of Streptomyces sp. NBC_01498 includes the following:
- a CDS encoding ABC transporter permease has translation MTKKADKIDRLAQLTERTETTSGAGLWREAFRRLRTSKTALIGGAVIGLFVLIAIVGPWLAPHSPTAQNWRGEVFSNQGLFVGPRAENWFGLDHLGRDEFSRMLVGARQTLLVGVVSMLIGLVSGALIGALSGAAATLGGEPGRRLDTVIMRVTDIMLALPSLLLAVSVAAVLGQSLTTVMIAVGVVQVPVFARLLRGSMLAQGGSDYVLAAKAVGIRKRRIVLTQILPNSLSPVIVQATLSLATAIIEAAALSYLGLGTPDPAIPEWGVMLSQAQRFFDNAPMMSVYPAVGIIVTALGFTMLGEAMREALDPKLRG, from the coding sequence ATGACGAAGAAGGCCGACAAGATCGACCGGCTCGCCCAGCTCACCGAACGGACCGAGACCACCTCGGGCGCCGGTCTGTGGCGCGAGGCGTTCCGGCGGCTGCGCACCAGCAAGACGGCGCTCATCGGCGGCGCGGTCATCGGTCTGTTCGTGCTCATCGCGATCGTCGGCCCGTGGCTCGCCCCGCACAGCCCCACCGCGCAGAACTGGCGCGGCGAGGTCTTCTCCAACCAGGGACTGTTCGTCGGCCCGCGGGCCGAGAACTGGTTCGGCCTCGACCACCTCGGGCGCGACGAGTTCTCCCGGATGCTCGTCGGCGCCCGCCAGACGCTGCTCGTCGGCGTGGTGTCCATGCTCATCGGCCTGGTGTCCGGCGCGCTCATCGGCGCCCTGTCCGGCGCTGCGGCGACGCTCGGCGGCGAGCCCGGCAGGCGGCTCGACACCGTCATCATGCGGGTCACCGACATCATGCTCGCGCTGCCCTCGCTGCTGCTGGCGGTCTCCGTCGCGGCGGTGCTCGGCCAGTCGCTGACCACCGTGATGATCGCGGTGGGTGTGGTCCAGGTACCCGTGTTCGCCCGCCTGTTGCGCGGCTCGATGCTCGCGCAGGGCGGCTCGGACTATGTGCTGGCGGCCAAGGCGGTCGGCATCCGCAAGCGCCGTATCGTCCTCACCCAGATCCTGCCCAACTCGCTCAGCCCGGTCATCGTCCAGGCGACGCTCAGCCTCGCCACCGCGATCATCGAGGCCGCCGCGCTGTCCTACCTCGGCCTCGGCACCCCGGACCCGGCGATCCCCGAGTGGGGCGTCATGCTGTCGCAGGCCCAGCGCTTCTTCGACAACGCGCCGATGATGTCGGTCTATCCGGCGGTCGGGATCATCGTCACCGCCCTCGGCTTCACGATGCTCGGTGAGGCGATGCGGGAAGCTCTCGACCCCAAGCTGCGAGGCTGA
- a CDS encoding ABC transporter permease has product MLRLVARRLLQLIPTLLGLSVLLFLWLNRLPGGPASAILGERATEAEVARINRALGLDEPVWVQYGRFLKRIFQLDLGTSTQTGQPVWDEFTLRFPATVELSVAAILIAVVVGVPLGYFAARRRGSWLDVTAVSGSLLGICIPVFFLALLLKGLFAVNLGIFPSFGRLSTGIDATRVTGFAVLDGLLTGEFDASWDAITHLVLPAVALASIPLAVIVRMTRASVLEVLGEDYVRTAESKGLDKRVVRVRHVLRNALLPVITAVGLLTGSLLSGAVLTESVFSFGGIGSFIRTSIDARDYPVLVGFILFIALVYVLINLLVDVAYSLIDPRVRVH; this is encoded by the coding sequence GTGCTGCGACTTGTCGCACGACGACTGCTACAGCTGATACCCACCCTGCTCGGCCTGTCGGTTCTGCTCTTCCTCTGGCTGAACCGACTGCCCGGCGGACCCGCATCGGCCATCCTGGGCGAGCGCGCCACCGAGGCCGAAGTGGCCCGGATCAACCGGGCGTTGGGACTCGACGAGCCCGTATGGGTCCAGTACGGACGGTTCCTCAAGCGGATCTTCCAGCTGGACCTCGGCACCTCCACCCAGACCGGCCAGCCCGTGTGGGACGAGTTCACCCTCCGCTTCCCGGCGACCGTCGAACTCAGTGTCGCCGCCATCCTCATCGCCGTCGTGGTGGGCGTCCCGCTCGGCTACTTCGCCGCCCGGCGGCGCGGCAGCTGGCTCGACGTGACCGCCGTGTCGGGCTCGCTGCTCGGCATCTGCATCCCGGTCTTCTTCCTGGCCCTGCTCCTCAAGGGCCTCTTCGCCGTCAACCTCGGGATCTTCCCCAGCTTCGGGCGCCTGTCCACCGGCATCGACGCCACGAGGGTCACCGGATTCGCCGTCCTGGACGGCCTGTTGACCGGTGAGTTCGACGCCTCCTGGGACGCGATCACCCACTTGGTCCTCCCCGCCGTCGCGCTCGCGTCCATCCCGCTCGCCGTCATCGTGCGGATGACCCGGGCCAGCGTGCTCGAAGTGCTCGGCGAGGACTATGTCCGTACGGCGGAGTCCAAGGGCCTGGACAAGCGCGTCGTACGCGTCCGGCACGTCCTGCGCAACGCGCTGCTGCCGGTCATCACCGCCGTCGGTCTGCTCACCGGAAGCCTGCTGTCCGGCGCGGTCCTCACCGAGTCGGTCTTCAGCTTCGGCGGGATCGGCTCCTTCATCCGCACGTCGATCGACGCCCGCGACTACCCGGTGCTCGTCGGCTTCATCCTCTTCATCGCGCTGGTGTACGTCCTGATCAATCTGCTGGTCGACGTGGCGTACAGCCTCATCGACCCGAGAGTGCGGGTGCACTGA
- a CDS encoding ABC transporter ATP-binding protein: protein MSLLSVDALSVTFAGHTTGPRRGKGRDQAPRGTRAVDGVSFDVAEGQVVGLVGESGCGKSVTALALMGLLPRKGVSVGGRAEFDGVDLLTLGEKKIRDLRGSQLAMIFQDPLSSLNPVVPIGVQVTEILTRHRGLKGEAARKEAASLLDRVGIPDPDRRLKEYPHQLSGGMRQRALIAMAVACAPRLLIADEPTTALDVTIQAQILELLKELVDQEGTALLMITHDLGVVAGLCDQVNVLYAGRAVETAGRRELFAHPTHPYAHGLLGSIPRLDAPRGEPLRPIRGSINDKIAWADGCAFAPRCDFYTMECLTGTPELTEPRAAGHQVRCVNPVLPANATVTANAPTTAAATATDLDTADDDADTGAHGPVGPADTDGDTDIDGPVGPAEPTAEVSS, encoded by the coding sequence ATGTCACTTCTGTCAGTTGACGCACTGTCGGTCACCTTCGCCGGGCACACCACGGGACCGCGGCGGGGCAAGGGCCGGGACCAGGCGCCGCGCGGCACCAGGGCCGTCGACGGCGTCTCCTTCGACGTCGCCGAGGGCCAGGTCGTGGGCCTGGTCGGCGAGTCCGGCTGCGGCAAGTCCGTCACCGCGCTCGCCCTGATGGGGCTGCTCCCGCGCAAGGGAGTGAGCGTCGGCGGACGCGCCGAGTTCGACGGCGTGGACCTGCTGACCCTCGGCGAGAAGAAGATCCGCGACCTGCGCGGCAGCCAGCTCGCCATGATCTTCCAGGACCCGCTCTCCTCCCTCAACCCGGTCGTCCCCATCGGCGTCCAGGTCACCGAGATCCTGACCCGCCACCGCGGCCTCAAGGGCGAAGCCGCCCGCAAGGAGGCCGCGTCACTGCTCGACCGCGTCGGAATCCCCGACCCGGACCGGCGGTTGAAGGAGTACCCGCACCAACTGTCCGGCGGTATGCGGCAGCGCGCACTCATCGCCATGGCGGTCGCGTGCGCGCCCCGGCTGCTGATCGCGGACGAGCCGACGACGGCCCTCGACGTCACCATCCAGGCGCAGATCCTCGAACTCCTCAAGGAGTTGGTGGACCAGGAGGGCACCGCGCTTCTGATGATCACTCACGACCTGGGCGTGGTGGCCGGGTTGTGCGACCAGGTCAACGTCCTCTACGCGGGGCGTGCGGTGGAGACCGCGGGCCGCCGCGAACTGTTCGCCCACCCCACGCATCCGTACGCGCACGGCCTGCTCGGCTCCATCCCGCGCCTCGACGCGCCGCGCGGCGAACCGCTGCGGCCGATCCGGGGGTCCATCAACGACAAGATCGCGTGGGCCGACGGCTGCGCGTTCGCGCCCCGGTGCGACTTCTACACGATGGAGTGCCTGACGGGCACACCCGAACTCACCGAACCGCGCGCCGCCGGGCACCAGGTGCGCTGCGTCAACCCGGTCCTGCCGGCGAACGCGACGGTGACGGCGAACGCGCCGACGACGGCGGCGGCGACGGCGACGGACCTGGACACGGCCGACGACGACGCCGACACCGGTGCCCACGGCCCGGTCGGTCCGGCCGACACCGACGGCGACACCGACATCGACGGCCCGGTCGGTCCGGCTGAACCCACGGCGGAGGTCTCCTCATGA
- a CDS encoding ABC transporter ATP-binding protein, which translates to MSQVSKEQSAVRVPGPASAPGEPFLSVRDLRIHFDTDDGLVKSVDGVSFDVHAGKTLGIVGESGSGKSVTSLGVMGLHRSANAAISGEVWLDGEELVGADPDHVRRLRGRKMAMIFQDPLSAMHPYYRIGSQIVEAYRVHHKVPKKTARTRAIEMLDRVGIPEPQKRVDSYPHEFSGGMRQRAMIAMALVNNPELLIADEPTTALDVTVQAQILDLIRDLQKEFGSAVIMITHDLGVVAEMADDLLVMYGGRAIERGPAERVFYEPQHPYTWGLLGSMPRIDREQTERLIPVKGQPPSLINVPQGCAFNPRCPYADVPKDGVTRTERPELKLVGPGHHSACHMSQEERTTIWTEEIAPKL; encoded by the coding sequence GTGAGCCAGGTTTCCAAGGAGCAGTCGGCCGTACGGGTACCCGGTCCGGCGTCCGCGCCGGGGGAGCCGTTCCTCTCCGTACGCGACCTGCGTATCCACTTCGACACCGACGACGGTCTGGTGAAGTCCGTCGACGGCGTCAGCTTCGACGTCCACGCCGGCAAGACCCTCGGCATCGTGGGCGAGTCCGGCTCCGGCAAGTCGGTCACCTCGCTCGGTGTGATGGGCCTGCACCGCTCCGCCAACGCCGCCATATCCGGCGAGGTCTGGCTGGACGGCGAGGAACTGGTGGGGGCCGACCCCGACCACGTACGGCGGCTGCGCGGCCGGAAGATGGCCATGATCTTCCAGGACCCGCTCTCCGCGATGCACCCGTACTACCGCATCGGCTCGCAGATCGTGGAGGCGTACCGCGTCCACCACAAGGTCCCCAAGAAGACCGCCCGCACCCGGGCGATCGAGATGCTGGACCGGGTCGGCATCCCCGAGCCGCAGAAGCGGGTGGACAGCTACCCGCACGAGTTCTCCGGCGGTATGCGCCAGCGCGCCATGATCGCCATGGCCCTGGTCAACAACCCGGAACTGCTCATCGCCGACGAGCCGACCACCGCCCTGGACGTCACCGTCCAGGCCCAGATCCTCGACCTCATCAGGGATCTCCAGAAGGAGTTCGGCTCCGCCGTCATCATGATCACCCATGACCTGGGGGTCGTCGCCGAGATGGCCGACGACCTGCTCGTCATGTACGGCGGGCGGGCCATCGAACGCGGCCCGGCGGAGCGGGTGTTCTACGAGCCGCAGCACCCCTACACCTGGGGCCTGCTCGGCTCGATGCCCCGCATCGACCGTGAGCAGACCGAGCGGCTCATCCCCGTCAAGGGACAGCCGCCGTCGCTCATCAACGTGCCTCAGGGCTGCGCCTTCAACCCGCGCTGCCCGTACGCGGACGTGCCCAAGGACGGCGTCACGCGCACGGAGCGCCCCGAGCTGAAGCTGGTCGGCCCCGGGCACCACTCCGCCTGCCACATGTCGCAGGAGGAGCGGACCACGATCTGGACCGAAGAGATTGCGCCGAAGCTGTGA
- a CDS encoding ABC transporter ATP-binding protein: protein MSLLELDGVKVHFPVRKGVFFDRTVGHVYAVDGVSLKVEAGQTYGLVGESGCGKTTLGRAVLRLVDITDGAVVFDGTDLAKLPDEEMRSIRHRLQMVFQDPLGSLNPRQNIESILSEGMAAHGIGADQDERRERIKKILAEVGLPANALSRYPHEFSGGQRQRIGIARALVLEPDVIICDEPVSALDVSIQAQVINLLEELQESKGLTYLVIAHDLAVVRHISDVIGVMYLGSLVEEAPSDALYAGPKHPYTRALMSAVPVPDPDVEDRRERILLHGDLPSPAAPPAGCRFHTRCPWKQETRCATERPELTVLTDGHRVACHFAAEIEAGTVERTRATGIEAVTETEPEALTELV, encoded by the coding sequence ATGAGTCTGCTCGAACTGGACGGCGTCAAGGTCCACTTCCCCGTCAGGAAGGGCGTCTTCTTCGACCGTACGGTCGGCCACGTGTACGCCGTCGACGGTGTCTCGCTGAAGGTCGAGGCGGGCCAGACGTACGGCCTCGTGGGCGAGTCTGGCTGCGGCAAGACGACCCTCGGCCGCGCCGTCCTGCGCCTCGTCGACATCACCGACGGCGCGGTCGTCTTCGACGGCACGGACCTGGCGAAGCTGCCCGACGAGGAGATGCGGAGCATCCGCCACCGGCTCCAGATGGTCTTCCAGGACCCGCTCGGCAGCCTCAACCCCCGGCAGAACATCGAGTCGATCCTCTCCGAGGGCATGGCGGCGCACGGCATCGGCGCCGACCAGGACGAGCGGCGCGAGCGGATCAAGAAGATCCTCGCGGAGGTCGGCCTGCCGGCCAACGCGCTCTCCCGCTACCCGCACGAGTTCTCCGGCGGCCAGCGCCAGCGCATCGGCATCGCGCGGGCACTGGTCCTCGAACCGGACGTGATCATCTGCGACGAGCCGGTCTCCGCGCTGGACGTCTCCATCCAGGCGCAGGTCATCAACCTCCTGGAGGAACTCCAGGAGTCCAAGGGCCTGACCTATCTGGTCATCGCCCACGACCTGGCCGTGGTCCGCCACATCTCGGACGTCATCGGGGTCATGTACCTGGGCTCGCTGGTCGAGGAGGCCCCGAGCGACGCCCTGTACGCGGGGCCGAAGCACCCGTACACCCGGGCCCTCATGTCGGCGGTCCCGGTGCCGGACCCGGACGTCGAGGACCGCCGCGAGCGCATCCTGCTCCACGGCGACCTGCCGTCCCCGGCGGCCCCGCCGGCCGGCTGCCGCTTCCACACCCGCTGCCCGTGGAAGCAGGAGACCCGCTGCGCGACGGAACGCCCGGAACTGACGGTGCTGACGGACGGCCACCGGGTCGCCTGCCACTTCGCGGCCGAGATCGAGGCCGGGACGGTGGAACGGACGAGGGCGACGGGCATCGAGGCGGTGACGGAGACGGAGCCGGAGGCCCTGACGGAACTGGTGTGA
- a CDS encoding ABC transporter substrate-binding protein produces the protein MRIFKSRAAGAVVTALAVALIATGCSSERDEKGGAADGAKDTFVFGGPGDPGSLDPALASDGETFRVTRQAFEALLAHESGGSELAPALAEKWSSDPSGKVWTFNLRKDVTFHDGEKFNAAAVCANYDHWFNWKGTYQSSAVSYYWQTIMGGFAKNEDPETPKANYKSCTATDDSTAVIEVNEPSANLPGGFSLQALAIHSPKALQEYAKQDATAKGDAITYPEYSQVAGTVAGTGPYKIAKWNKGNKEVTLERFDGYWGAKAKIKNLVFRTLDTEDGRRQALQAGDIDGYDLVAPADVKTLESAGFQVPTRDVFNIFYVGMSQEKNKALQKPEVRQAIAHAIDRENLVKTQLPEGGVAATQFMPDTVAGYSDAVQKYPFDTNKAKQLLGDADESGLKIEFCYPTEVTRPYMPAPQDMFELMKADLEKAGITVTPKPMKWAPDYLDATEAGSCALHMLGWTGDFNDGYNFIGTWFAEYDKQWGFKDKNVFAALKAASTETDATKRVELYKKANETVMAYLPGVPISSSPPAIAFADDVNPPKVSPLTQENFAEVSFK, from the coding sequence ATGCGAATATTCAAGTCCAGAGCCGCTGGAGCGGTCGTCACGGCACTCGCCGTCGCGCTGATCGCCACCGGCTGCTCCAGCGAGCGCGACGAGAAGGGTGGCGCCGCGGACGGCGCCAAGGACACCTTCGTCTTCGGCGGCCCCGGCGACCCCGGTTCGCTGGACCCCGCGCTCGCCAGCGACGGCGAGACCTTCCGGGTCACCCGCCAGGCGTTCGAGGCCCTGCTCGCGCACGAGTCGGGCGGCAGCGAACTGGCCCCCGCGCTCGCCGAGAAGTGGTCCAGCGACCCGTCCGGCAAGGTCTGGACGTTCAACCTCCGCAAGGACGTGACCTTCCACGACGGCGAGAAGTTCAACGCCGCCGCCGTGTGCGCCAATTACGACCACTGGTTCAACTGGAAGGGCACGTACCAGTCCAGCGCGGTCTCCTACTACTGGCAGACCATCATGGGCGGCTTCGCGAAGAACGAGGACCCCGAGACGCCGAAGGCGAACTACAAGTCCTGCACCGCGACGGACGACAGCACCGCCGTCATCGAGGTCAACGAGCCCTCCGCGAACCTGCCCGGCGGCTTCTCCCTCCAGGCGCTGGCGATCCACTCGCCCAAGGCGCTCCAGGAGTACGCGAAGCAGGACGCCACCGCCAAGGGTGACGCCATCACCTACCCCGAGTACAGCCAGGTGGCGGGCACGGTCGCGGGCACCGGACCGTACAAGATCGCCAAGTGGAACAAGGGCAACAAGGAAGTCACCCTGGAGCGCTTCGACGGCTACTGGGGCGCCAAGGCGAAGATCAAGAACCTGGTCTTCCGCACCCTCGACACCGAGGACGGCCGCCGCCAGGCCCTCCAGGCCGGTGACATCGACGGCTACGACCTGGTCGCGCCCGCCGATGTGAAGACCCTGGAGAGCGCGGGCTTCCAGGTCCCCACGCGTGACGTCTTCAACATCTTCTACGTCGGCATGAGCCAGGAGAAGAACAAGGCGCTCCAGAAGCCCGAGGTCCGGCAGGCCATCGCGCACGCCATCGACCGCGAGAACCTGGTCAAGACCCAGCTTCCCGAAGGCGGCGTCGCGGCCACCCAGTTCATGCCCGACACGGTCGCCGGCTACTCGGACGCCGTACAGAAGTACCCCTTCGACACCAACAAGGCCAAGCAGCTCCTCGGGGACGCCGACGAGAGCGGCCTGAAGATCGAGTTCTGCTACCCGACCGAGGTCACCCGCCCGTACATGCCCGCTCCGCAGGACATGTTCGAGCTGATGAAGGCCGACCTGGAGAAGGCCGGCATCACCGTCACGCCCAAGCCCATGAAGTGGGCGCCGGACTACCTGGACGCCACCGAGGCGGGCAGCTGCGCCCTGCACATGCTGGGCTGGACCGGTGACTTCAACGACGGCTACAACTTCATCGGCACCTGGTTCGCCGAGTACGACAAGCAGTGGGGCTTCAAGGACAAGAACGTCTTCGCCGCGCTGAAGGCCGCGTCGACCGAGACGGACGCGACCAAGCGCGTGGAGCTCTACAAGAAGGCCAACGAGACGGTCATGGCGTACCTGCCGGGCGTGCCGATCTCCTCGTCGCCGCCGGCGATCGCCTTCGCCGACGACGTCAACCCGCCGAAGGTCTCCCCGCTGACGCAGGAGAACTTCGCCGAGGTGTCGTTCAAGTAA
- a CDS encoding ABC transporter permease: MTAYIIRRVIAAVMLLLVVSAVTFAIFFLVPRLGGQTIDQLAVQYVGKDANPDSVAAVKANLGLDQPLYTQYFDFIKGIFVGDEFTFGPDPSICHAPCFGYSFKTHVEVWPQLMERVPITFSLAVGAAVIWLLSGVAIGVLSALKRGSVFDRLAMTAALAGVSLPIFFTGMLALAVFTVQWPLWDGINYVPFTENPADWAWNLILPWCSLAFLYSALYARLTRAGMLEVMGEDYIRTARAKGLPESTVVAKHGLRSALTPIVTIFGMDFGLLLGGAVITEQVFSFQGMGQYAIASVKDADLPIVMGVTLFAAFFIVVCNLLVDLVYAAIDPRVRYS; the protein is encoded by the coding sequence GTGACTGCGTACATCATCCGACGCGTGATCGCCGCGGTAATGCTGTTGCTGGTGGTCAGCGCAGTCACCTTCGCGATCTTCTTCCTTGTCCCACGGCTCGGTGGGCAGACGATCGACCAACTGGCGGTCCAGTACGTCGGTAAGGACGCCAACCCCGACTCCGTCGCCGCCGTCAAGGCGAACCTGGGGCTCGACCAGCCCCTCTACACCCAGTACTTCGACTTCATCAAGGGCATCTTCGTCGGCGACGAGTTCACCTTCGGCCCGGACCCGTCGATCTGCCACGCCCCCTGCTTCGGCTACTCCTTCAAGACGCACGTCGAGGTGTGGCCCCAGCTGATGGAGCGCGTGCCGATCACGTTCTCCCTCGCCGTCGGCGCCGCCGTGATCTGGCTGCTCTCCGGTGTCGCCATCGGTGTCCTCTCCGCGCTCAAGCGGGGCTCGGTCTTCGACCGGCTCGCGATGACCGCGGCCCTCGCGGGCGTCTCGCTGCCGATCTTCTTCACCGGCATGCTCGCGCTGGCGGTGTTCACCGTCCAATGGCCCCTGTGGGACGGCATCAACTACGTCCCGTTCACGGAGAATCCGGCGGACTGGGCCTGGAACCTGATCCTCCCCTGGTGCAGCCTCGCCTTCCTCTACTCCGCCCTGTACGCCCGGCTCACCCGGGCCGGGATGCTGGAAGTGATGGGGGAGGACTACATCCGTACGGCACGGGCCAAGGGCCTGCCGGAGAGCACGGTCGTCGCCAAGCACGGACTGCGCTCCGCGCTGACGCCCATCGTCACGATCTTCGGCATGGACTTCGGTCTGCTGCTCGGCGGCGCCGTCATCACCGAACAGGTCTTCTCCTTCCAGGGCATGGGCCAGTACGCCATCGCCTCGGTGAAGGACGCCGACCTGCCGATCGTGATGGGCGTGACCCTCTTCGCCGCCTTCTTCATCGTCGTCTGCAATCTGCTGGTGGACCTGGTGTACGCCGCCATCGACCCCAGGGTGAGGTACTCGTGA
- a CDS encoding ABC transporter ATP-binding protein: MADRPVLDKDTAGEPLLRVEGLVKHFPVKKGLLQRQVGAVKAVDGLSFDVRAGETLGIVGESGCGKSTMGRLITRLDEPTGGRIEFQGHDITHMSAGKIRPLRRDVQMIFQDPYSSLNPRHTIGTIVGAPFRLQKVEPEGGVKKEVQRLLGLVGLSPEHYNRYPHEFSGGQRQRIGIARALALSPKLVVADEPVSALDVSIQAQVVNLLDDLQDELGLTYVIIAHDLSVIRHVSDRIAVMYLGKIVELSDRKSLYERPMHPYTKALLSAVPVPDPRRRGVKSERILLRGDVPSPLSPPTGCRFHTRCWKATEVCRTVEPPLIQLEPGHEAACHHPENAPDQIPDDTTVLASAREAIALVGDAVAGGAAAREAAAGDPVAGDPTTAPVAGDPTTAPEVADPTTAPEVAEPPGGFTKE; encoded by the coding sequence GTGGCGGACAGGCCCGTACTGGACAAGGACACGGCGGGTGAGCCCCTGCTGAGGGTGGAGGGGCTGGTCAAGCACTTCCCCGTCAAGAAGGGGCTGTTGCAGCGCCAGGTCGGCGCCGTCAAGGCGGTCGACGGGCTGTCGTTCGACGTCCGGGCGGGCGAGACGCTGGGCATCGTCGGCGAGTCCGGCTGCGGCAAGTCGACCATGGGCCGGCTGATCACCCGGCTCGACGAACCGACCGGCGGGCGCATCGAGTTCCAGGGCCACGACATCACGCACATGTCGGCGGGGAAGATCCGTCCGCTCCGCCGCGACGTGCAGATGATCTTCCAGGACCCCTACTCGTCGCTGAACCCGCGCCACACGATCGGCACGATCGTCGGCGCGCCGTTCCGGCTCCAGAAGGTGGAGCCCGAGGGCGGCGTCAAGAAGGAGGTCCAGCGGCTGCTGGGCCTGGTGGGTCTGAGCCCCGAGCACTACAACCGCTACCCGCACGAGTTCTCCGGCGGTCAGCGCCAGCGCATCGGTATCGCGCGGGCCCTGGCGCTCAGCCCGAAGCTGGTCGTCGCCGACGAGCCGGTCTCGGCGCTGGACGTGTCGATCCAGGCGCAGGTGGTGAACCTGCTGGACGACCTCCAGGACGAGCTGGGCCTCACGTACGTGATCATCGCGCACGACCTCTCGGTCATCCGCCATGTCTCGGACCGGATCGCCGTCATGTACCTCGGCAAGATCGTCGAGCTGTCGGACCGCAAGTCGCTGTACGAGCGGCCGATGCACCCGTACACGAAGGCGCTGCTGTCCGCGGTGCCGGTGCCGGACCCGAGGCGGCGCGGCGTCAAGAGCGAGCGCATCCTGCTCCGGGGCGACGTGCCGTCGCCGCTCTCGCCGCCGACCGGCTGCCGGTTCCACACCCGCTGCTGGAAGGCGACGGAGGTGTGCCGGACGGTGGAGCCCCCACTGATCCAGCTGGAGCCGGGCCACGAGGCGGCCTGCCACCACCCGGAGAACGCGCCGGACCAGATCCCGGACGACACGACGGTGCTCGCCTCGGCGCGCGAGGCGATCGCGCTCGTGGGCGACGCCGTGGCCGGGGGCGCCGCCGCCCGGGAGGCGGCTGCCGGTGACCCGGTGGCCGGAGACCCGACGACGGCCCCGGTGGCCGGAGACCCGACGACGGCCCCGGAGGTCGCAGACCCGACGACGGCTCCGGAGGTCGCCGAGCCGCCCGGTGGGTTCACCAAGGAGTAG